In a genomic window of Streptomyces pristinaespiralis:
- a CDS encoding response regulator → MTIRVLIVDDQIMVREGFSVLLNAMPDIEVVGEAVNGREAVSKVAELAPDVVLMDIRMPELNGIDATREIVAADGGAKVLVLTTFDLDEYVYQALRAGASGFLLKDASARQLADGVRVVAAGEALLAPTVTRRLITEFSKLSETPRPAAMTQVADLTERETEVLVLIAQGLSNAEIASHLVVAESTIKTHVSRVLVKLGLRDRTQAAVFAYEARLVTPS, encoded by the coding sequence ATGACGATCCGTGTGCTCATCGTCGACGACCAGATCATGGTCCGCGAGGGCTTCTCGGTCCTGCTGAACGCCATGCCCGACATCGAGGTCGTCGGCGAGGCCGTCAACGGCCGCGAAGCCGTCTCCAAGGTCGCCGAACTGGCGCCCGACGTGGTGCTGATGGACATCCGCATGCCGGAGCTGAACGGCATCGACGCCACCCGCGAGATCGTCGCTGCGGACGGCGGCGCCAAGGTGCTGGTGCTCACCACCTTCGACCTGGACGAGTACGTGTACCAGGCGCTGCGCGCGGGAGCCTCCGGGTTCCTGCTGAAGGACGCCTCCGCCCGGCAGCTCGCCGACGGCGTGCGCGTGGTGGCCGCCGGGGAGGCGCTGCTCGCCCCGACCGTCACCCGCCGGCTGATCACCGAGTTCTCCAAGCTGTCCGAGACGCCGCGCCCCGCCGCGATGACCCAGGTCGCCGACCTGACCGAGCGCGAGACCGAGGTCCTGGTCCTGATCGCACAGGGTCTGTCGAACGCCGAGATCGCCTCGCACCTGGTCGTCGCCGAGTCGACCATCAAGACGCACGTGAGCAGGGTCCTCGTGAAGCTGGGGCTGCGGGACCGTACCCAGGCGGCGGTCTTCGCGTACGAGGCGAGGCTGGTCACACCCTCGTAG
- a CDS encoding ABC transporter ATP-binding protein, translating to MTKAITVSGLHKSFGRTRALDGLDLAVETGEVHGFLGPNGAGKSTTIRVLLGLLRADSGAAQMLGKDPWHDAVELHRRLAYVPGDVELWPGLTGGEAIDLLSRLRGGIDKRRRDELVERFDLDPTKKGRAYSKGNRQKVAIVAALASDADLLLLDEPTAGLDPLMEVVFQDVISEAKAAGRTVLLSSHILAQVEKLADRVSIIRQGRIVQSGTLSEMRHLTRTTVEAETARPVTGLAELPGVHDLETDSGRVRFAVDGNQLDGAIRRLSEFGVRSLVSHPPTLEELMLRHYGDELGANGHGAAAGDTTRLADDGAAR from the coding sequence ATGACGAAGGCAATCACCGTCTCCGGACTCCACAAGTCGTTCGGACGGACACGTGCGCTGGACGGCCTCGACCTCGCCGTCGAAACCGGTGAGGTACACGGCTTCCTCGGGCCCAACGGAGCGGGGAAGTCGACCACGATCCGGGTTCTGCTCGGGCTGCTGCGCGCCGACTCGGGCGCGGCCCAGATGCTCGGCAAGGACCCCTGGCACGACGCCGTGGAACTGCACCGGCGCCTCGCCTACGTCCCCGGTGACGTCGAGCTGTGGCCGGGGCTCACCGGCGGCGAGGCCATCGACCTGCTCTCCCGGCTGCGCGGCGGCATCGACAAGCGGCGCCGCGACGAACTCGTCGAGCGGTTCGACCTGGACCCGACCAAGAAGGGCCGGGCCTACTCCAAGGGCAACCGGCAGAAGGTCGCCATCGTCGCCGCGCTCGCGTCCGACGCCGACCTGCTGCTGCTCGACGAGCCGACCGCCGGCCTCGACCCCCTGATGGAGGTCGTCTTCCAGGACGTCATCTCCGAGGCGAAGGCCGCGGGCAGGACCGTGCTGCTCTCCAGCCACATCCTGGCCCAGGTCGAGAAGCTGGCCGACCGGGTCAGCATCATCCGGCAGGGGCGGATCGTGCAGTCCGGGACGCTGAGCGAGATGCGGCACCTGACGCGTACGACGGTCGAGGCGGAAACCGCCCGCCCCGTCACCGGCCTGGCCGAACTGCCGGGCGTGCACGACCTGGAGACCGACAGCGGGCGGGTGCGGTTCGCCGTCGACGGCAACCAGCTGGACGGCGCGATCCGCCGGCTCTCCGAGTTCGGTGTCCGCAGCCTCGTCAGCCACCCCCCGACGCTCGAGGAGTTGATGCTGCGCCACTACGGCGACGAGCTGGGCGCCAACGGACACGGCGCCGCCGCCGGCGACACGACCCGCCTCGCCGACGACGGAGCGGCACGATGA
- a CDS encoding ABC transporter permease: MSTATATKAPTAPRTANGGNALAGTLALLRFDLRRDRVRLSVWILALVVGTVSTASNFKTLYADPADRASVVTTMDGPAGLAMTGPRHYLDDYNFGAMLGHQMLGFMAVMVGLMSVLIVTRHTRNEEETGRAELVRSTVVGRHAHLAAALALAVLANVVLALLLTLTLGGMGIEGIDTGGSLLYGSAHAAVGITFAAVAAVTAQITAHTRGASGMALAVVGVAYVLRAAGDVGGDGALAWLSPIGWAQRTYVYVDNRWWPLLLCLVLAVLCAAAGFALSTRRDVGAGLRASRLGSAVASDALGRPFGFALRLHRGMLAGFGAGLFLMGAMYGSILGDAEDMLKNIDQIQEALKEIGGASVAESFASMVMVVISVVGAVYVVMAALRPRAEETAGRAEPLLATGLSRTRWVGSHLAVAMAGGTVLLLLAGAGFGIAGAASASDAGLFLDLVAAALAYAPALWVTVGVAVVLFGWFPRASAAAWIVPVYAFVVGYLGQLLRFPGWMSDVSPFGHVPQLPAAQMSWTPMAVLTLVAAGLVWVGLEGFRRRDLETK; the protein is encoded by the coding sequence ATGAGCACCGCCACCGCCACGAAGGCGCCCACCGCGCCCCGCACCGCGAACGGCGGCAACGCGCTCGCCGGCACGCTCGCCCTGCTCCGCTTCGATCTGCGCAGGGACCGCGTCCGGCTGTCCGTGTGGATCCTCGCGCTGGTCGTCGGCACCGTGTCGACGGCGAGCAACTTCAAGACGCTGTACGCCGATCCGGCGGACCGCGCCTCGGTCGTGACGACCATGGACGGCCCCGCCGGGCTCGCGATGACCGGACCGCGCCACTACCTGGACGACTACAACTTCGGCGCGATGCTCGGTCACCAGATGCTCGGCTTCATGGCCGTGATGGTCGGCCTGATGAGCGTCCTGATCGTCACCCGGCACACCCGCAACGAGGAGGAGACGGGCCGCGCGGAGCTGGTGCGCTCCACCGTCGTCGGGCGGCACGCCCACCTGGCCGCGGCGCTGGCCCTCGCGGTCCTCGCCAACGTCGTCCTCGCCCTGCTGCTCACGCTGACCCTCGGCGGCATGGGCATCGAGGGCATCGACACCGGCGGCTCGCTGCTCTACGGCTCCGCGCACGCCGCCGTGGGCATCACCTTCGCCGCCGTCGCCGCCGTCACGGCGCAGATCACCGCGCACACGCGGGGCGCGTCCGGCATGGCGCTCGCCGTCGTCGGCGTCGCGTACGTACTGCGCGCGGCGGGCGACGTGGGCGGCGACGGGGCGCTCGCCTGGCTGTCGCCGATCGGCTGGGCGCAGCGCACGTACGTGTACGTCGACAACCGCTGGTGGCCGCTGCTGCTGTGCCTGGTGCTCGCCGTGCTGTGCGCCGCCGCCGGTTTCGCGCTGTCCACCCGGCGGGACGTGGGCGCGGGCCTGCGCGCGTCGCGGCTCGGCAGCGCGGTGGCGTCGGACGCGCTGGGCCGGCCGTTCGGCTTCGCCTTGCGGCTGCACCGCGGCATGCTGGCCGGATTCGGCGCGGGCCTGTTCCTCATGGGCGCGATGTACGGGTCGATCCTCGGCGACGCGGAGGACATGCTCAAGAACATCGACCAGATCCAGGAGGCGCTCAAGGAGATCGGCGGCGCCTCGGTGGCGGAGTCGTTCGCCTCGATGGTCATGGTCGTGATCTCCGTCGTCGGGGCCGTGTACGTGGTGATGGCGGCGCTGCGGCCGCGCGCCGAGGAGACCGCGGGCCGCGCGGAGCCGCTGCTCGCTACCGGGCTGTCCCGCACCCGCTGGGTGGGCAGCCATCTCGCCGTGGCCATGGCGGGCGGCACGGTGCTGCTGCTCCTGGCCGGTGCCGGCTTCGGGATCGCGGGCGCGGCGTCCGCCTCCGACGCGGGGCTGTTCCTCGACCTGGTGGCCGCGGCGCTCGCCTACGCGCCGGCGCTGTGGGTCACGGTCGGCGTCGCCGTCGTGCTCTTCGGCTGGTTCCCGCGGGCGAGCGCGGCGGCCTGGATCGTGCCGGTGTACGCCTTCGTGGTCGGCTACCTGGGGCAGCTGCTCCGGTTCCCCGGCTGGATGAGCGACGTCTCCCCGTTCGGGCACGTTCCCCAACTGCCCGCCGCGCAGATGAGCTGGACCCCGATGGCGGTCCTGACGCTGGTCGCGGCTGGGCTGGTGTGGGTGGGGCTCGAAGGCTTCCGCAGGCGGGACCTGGAGACGAAGTAG
- a CDS encoding adenylosuccinate synthase: MPALVLLGAQWGDEGKGKATDLLGGSVDYVVRYQGGNNAGHTVVVGDQKYALHLLPSGILSPGCTPVIGNGVVVDPAVLLSELSGLNDRGVDTSKLMISGNAHLITPYNVTVDKVTERFLGKRKIGTTGRGIGPTYADKINRVGIRVQDLYDESILMQKVEAALDTKNQLLTKVFNRRAIEAEKIVEEMLQYAEQIRPYVADTTLILNNAIDEGKVVLFEGGQGTLLDVDHGTYPFVTSSNPTAGGACTGAGVGPTKISRVIGILKAYTTRVGAGPFPTELFDEDGEALRRIGGERGVTTGRDRRCGWFDAVIARYATRVNGLTDFFLTKLDVLTGWEQIPVCVAYEIDGKRVEELPYSQTDFHHAKPVYEMLPGWSEDITKAKTFADLPKNAQAYVKALEDMSGAPISAIGVGPGRTETIEINSFL; the protein is encoded by the coding sequence GTGCCCGCACTTGTGCTGCTCGGTGCTCAGTGGGGTGACGAGGGCAAGGGAAAGGCCACCGACCTGCTCGGTGGGTCCGTGGATTATGTGGTGCGCTACCAGGGCGGCAACAACGCCGGCCACACGGTTGTCGTCGGCGACCAGAAGTATGCGCTGCATCTCCTCCCTTCCGGAATCCTCTCGCCGGGATGTACTCCGGTCATCGGTAACGGTGTCGTCGTGGATCCGGCGGTTCTGCTCTCCGAGCTGAGCGGGCTGAACGACCGCGGCGTCGACACGTCCAAGCTCATGATCAGCGGAAACGCCCATCTGATCACCCCGTACAACGTCACCGTCGACAAGGTGACCGAGCGGTTCCTGGGCAAGCGCAAGATCGGCACCACGGGCCGCGGCATCGGCCCGACGTACGCCGACAAGATCAACCGCGTCGGCATCCGCGTCCAGGACCTCTACGACGAGTCGATCCTGATGCAGAAGGTCGAGGCGGCCCTCGACACCAAGAACCAGCTGCTGACGAAGGTCTTCAACCGCCGCGCGATCGAGGCGGAGAAGATCGTCGAGGAGATGCTCCAGTACGCGGAGCAGATCCGGCCGTACGTCGCCGACACCACGCTGATCCTGAACAACGCCATCGACGAGGGCAAGGTCGTCCTCTTCGAGGGCGGCCAGGGCACCCTGCTGGACGTCGACCACGGCACGTACCCCTTCGTCACCTCCTCGAACCCGACCGCGGGCGGCGCCTGCACCGGCGCCGGCGTGGGTCCGACGAAGATCAGCCGCGTCATCGGCATCCTGAAGGCGTACACGACCCGTGTCGGCGCGGGCCCGTTCCCGACGGAGCTGTTCGACGAGGACGGCGAGGCGCTGCGCCGCATCGGCGGCGAGCGGGGCGTCACCACCGGCCGTGACCGCCGCTGCGGCTGGTTCGACGCGGTCATCGCGCGCTACGCGACCCGGGTCAACGGCCTGACCGATTTCTTCCTCACCAAGCTGGACGTCCTCACCGGCTGGGAGCAGATCCCGGTCTGCGTGGCGTACGAGATCGACGGCAAGCGCGTCGAGGAGCTCCCGTACAGCCAGACCGACTTCCACCACGCGAAGCCGGTGTACGAGATGCTGCCGGGCTGGTCCGAGGACATCACCAAGGCGAAGACCTTCGCCGACCTGCCGAAGAACGCGCAGGCGTACGTGAAGGCGCTGGAGGACATGTCCGGCGCCCCGATCTCCGCGATCGGCGTCGGCCCCGGCCGGACCGAGACGATCGAGATCAACTCGTTCCTGTAG
- a CDS encoding NAD(P)H-binding protein, producing MTNLVTGATGTVGRQVVAELLRRGQSVRALTRDPAKAGLPEGVEVVRGDLTDAETLAPALEGVTGLHLITFGGPYFAPLETGPRILELAKAAGVRRITVLHGGGPSLLEDAVRESDLAWTVLMPVEFMANALEWADGIRVDGEVREPFAGRLSAMVHEADIGSVAAVALTEDGHAGQEYVITGPQVLTLEDKVDTLAAARGRKIRLVELSEQQAVEQWRAAGQPEDVIGFLLEAYGNTPPVGRTVVDTVEKVTGRPARTFAEWAQEHADTFRS from the coding sequence ATGACGAATCTCGTGACCGGAGCAACCGGAACCGTAGGCCGCCAGGTGGTGGCGGAGCTTCTGCGGCGTGGACAGTCCGTCCGCGCCCTGACGCGCGACCCCGCGAAGGCCGGCCTCCCCGAAGGCGTCGAGGTCGTGCGCGGCGACCTCACCGATGCCGAGACCCTGGCCCCCGCCCTGGAGGGCGTCACCGGCCTGCACCTGATCACCTTCGGCGGCCCGTACTTCGCGCCGCTGGAGACCGGCCCGCGCATCCTGGAGCTGGCGAAGGCGGCCGGCGTCCGGCGGATCACCGTGCTGCACGGCGGCGGTCCGAGCCTGCTGGAGGACGCGGTCCGGGAGAGCGACCTCGCCTGGACGGTGCTGATGCCGGTGGAGTTCATGGCGAACGCCCTGGAGTGGGCCGACGGCATCCGCGTCGACGGCGAGGTGCGTGAACCCTTCGCCGGCAGGCTCAGCGCCATGGTCCACGAGGCCGACATCGGCTCCGTCGCGGCGGTCGCCCTCACCGAGGACGGCCACGCCGGCCAGGAGTACGTGATCACCGGCCCCCAGGTGCTGACGCTGGAGGACAAGGTCGACACACTCGCCGCCGCCCGGGGCCGGAAGATCCGGCTCGTCGAACTGAGCGAGCAGCAGGCGGTCGAGCAGTGGAGGGCCGCGGGGCAGCCGGAGGACGTCATCGGCTTCCTGCTGGAGGCGTACGGCAACACACCGCCCGTCGGCCGCACCGTCGTCGACACCGTCGAGAAGGTCACCGGACGGCCGGCCCGCACCTTCGCCGAGTGGGCGCAGGAGCACGCGGACACCTTCCGGAGCTGA
- a CDS encoding sensor histidine kinase → MLTTGAPAPAYLHYVTQKTRSPEYDLAQGALSGLRQDLFHDAFAYRPLPPLNAEGPLVRRLPGERIRRGAVWLPHTVVLFLALCTLLLSYADDEGGLAFVIGGFVPAGAVAMTLVRPVGAWWVSLISTPFVAVLGSWNDWPWAPAGFLSHLTVLVVVALRTRPRTAGWMWVITAAYGMFADTVISRGYGPGAAPMLVTSAVLLLMVSMILVRREAKEEVAAQQTVTATERDRRTLLEERTTIARELHDVVAHHMSVVAIQAEAAPYRVENPPEELEKAFATIRENAVAALTELRRILGVVRAEDYQAPDAPQPVLADLDNLLSNVREAGLETEKTVTGAVRELPQGVELSAYRIIQEALSNALRHAPGSTAKIEVSYVLGGLGLRVVNTPPRGLVNPARRPTTAPQGGLRPPRSIGAGHGITGMRERVTMLSGEMTAAPTEEGGYEVTAFIPVAATPAEETS, encoded by the coding sequence ATGCTGACGACCGGGGCCCCGGCGCCCGCTTACCTTCATTACGTGACCCAGAAGACCCGCAGCCCCGAATACGACCTGGCGCAAGGAGCACTCAGCGGCCTCCGCCAGGACCTCTTCCACGACGCGTTCGCCTACCGGCCCCTGCCGCCGCTGAACGCCGAAGGGCCACTGGTCCGGCGGCTGCCGGGGGAGCGGATACGCCGGGGCGCGGTGTGGCTGCCGCACACCGTGGTGCTGTTCCTCGCCCTGTGCACACTCCTGCTCTCCTACGCCGACGACGAGGGCGGTCTCGCCTTCGTCATCGGCGGGTTCGTCCCCGCCGGGGCGGTCGCGATGACCTTGGTCAGGCCCGTGGGCGCCTGGTGGGTGTCGCTCATCAGCACACCGTTCGTGGCGGTGCTGGGCTCCTGGAACGACTGGCCCTGGGCGCCCGCCGGGTTCCTGTCCCACCTGACCGTGCTGGTCGTCGTGGCCCTGCGGACCCGTCCCCGGACGGCCGGCTGGATGTGGGTGATCACCGCGGCGTACGGGATGTTCGCCGACACGGTGATCAGCCGCGGCTACGGCCCCGGCGCGGCGCCCATGCTGGTCACCTCCGCCGTCCTGCTGCTGATGGTGAGCATGATCCTGGTCCGCCGTGAGGCGAAGGAGGAGGTCGCAGCCCAGCAGACGGTCACCGCCACCGAGCGCGACCGGCGCACCCTGCTGGAGGAGCGCACCACCATCGCCCGCGAGCTGCACGACGTGGTCGCCCACCACATGTCGGTCGTCGCCATCCAGGCGGAGGCCGCCCCCTACCGGGTGGAGAACCCGCCGGAGGAACTGGAGAAGGCGTTCGCCACGATCCGCGAGAACGCGGTGGCCGCGCTCACCGAACTGCGCCGCATCCTCGGCGTCGTACGGGCGGAGGACTACCAGGCCCCCGACGCGCCCCAGCCCGTCCTCGCCGACCTCGACAACCTGCTGTCCAACGTCCGCGAGGCGGGCCTGGAGACCGAGAAGACGGTCACCGGAGCGGTGCGCGAGCTGCCGCAGGGCGTCGAGCTGTCGGCGTACCGGATCATCCAGGAGGCGCTCAGCAACGCGCTCCGGCACGCACCCGGCTCGACCGCGAAGATCGAGGTCTCCTACGTGCTCGGCGGTCTGGGCCTGCGGGTCGTCAACACGCCGCCGCGGGGTCTGGTCAATCCCGCCCGTCGCCCGACCACCGCCCCTCAAGGAGGGCTTCGCCCGCCCCGATCGATCGGAGCGGGTCACGGCATCACCGGGATGCGGGAGCGTGTGACGATGCTGAGCGGCGAGATGACCGCGGCGCCCACCGAAGAGGGCGGGTACGAGGTCACCGCCTTCATCCCCGTCGCCGCCACCCCCGCCGAGGAGACGTCATGA
- a CDS encoding substrate-binding domain-containing protein, which translates to MEWLNAENVVAVLTAVLGILASGGVLWYERRVPRRRRIGYRVQMDTPIGSDVRAGRPNFRLGLFNEAPEMSDATLVLLRIENDGSQSIADNDYTGREIHGLTAEFTDRTVRAIAVTQPPGAEHLMDHFTAAAGMRHTGGTIHLPRVPLNQGQHFKLLVLLTGGPVGSAIRVTGGLRDGDVAPNRSTTPDDTPPLFSRAARVITVLLTVCVVALATIIVARDDSRPPIGCARGELTVTGSTAFAPVVRELAKKYEKDCEGATVTVDAHGSNAGIRALAEAGAASQDGSPAVIALADGPKPGGYPQLRETRVAVSVFSLVVNDRVTLKNLSLDAVRKLYRGEITDWSQLGGPDLPVLLVSRDANSGTREVFQRRVLHRNEPVNSSRDCTHKDDAEAPVVRCELSSTEQVLATVADLPGAIGYSELRSGSGLKGLHRLTIDGDAPSVDDIGETGYPYREIEYAYTYGRPPADSLVSSFLTYMSRGGGQDVITTHGHLPCATPKGLRICGEE; encoded by the coding sequence GTGGAGTGGCTCAATGCCGAGAACGTCGTGGCCGTGCTCACCGCCGTGCTGGGCATCCTCGCCTCCGGCGGCGTGCTCTGGTACGAGCGGCGGGTGCCGCGGCGCCGACGTATCGGGTACCGGGTGCAGATGGACACCCCGATCGGCAGCGACGTCCGCGCCGGCCGGCCCAACTTCCGGCTCGGGCTGTTCAACGAGGCCCCGGAGATGTCCGATGCCACGCTCGTCCTGCTGCGCATCGAGAACGACGGCTCGCAGAGCATCGCGGACAACGACTACACCGGCCGGGAGATCCACGGCCTCACCGCGGAGTTCACCGATCGCACCGTACGCGCCATAGCGGTCACCCAGCCGCCGGGCGCCGAGCACCTGATGGACCACTTCACGGCGGCCGCCGGCATGCGGCACACCGGCGGAACGATTCACCTGCCGCGCGTCCCCCTGAACCAGGGCCAGCACTTCAAGCTGCTGGTGCTGCTCACCGGCGGCCCGGTCGGCAGCGCGATCCGGGTGACCGGCGGCCTGCGGGACGGCGACGTGGCCCCCAACCGCAGCACCACTCCCGACGACACCCCTCCGCTGTTCAGCCGCGCTGCCCGGGTGATCACCGTGCTGCTGACCGTCTGCGTCGTGGCGCTCGCCACGATCATCGTCGCGCGGGACGACTCCCGTCCGCCGATCGGCTGCGCACGCGGGGAGCTCACCGTCACCGGCTCGACGGCCTTCGCGCCGGTGGTGCGGGAGCTGGCGAAGAAGTACGAGAAGGACTGCGAGGGCGCCACCGTCACCGTCGACGCGCACGGCAGCAACGCCGGCATCAGGGCACTCGCGGAAGCGGGCGCCGCGTCGCAGGACGGTTCACCGGCGGTGATCGCACTCGCCGACGGCCCCAAGCCGGGCGGCTATCCGCAGCTCCGTGAGACCCGGGTCGCCGTCTCCGTCTTCTCGCTCGTCGTCAACGACCGCGTCACGCTGAAGAACCTCTCCCTCGACGCCGTCCGCAAGCTCTACCGGGGCGAGATCACCGACTGGTCGCAGCTCGGCGGTCCCGACCTGCCGGTCCTCCTCGTCAGCCGGGACGCCAACTCCGGTACCCGGGAGGTCTTCCAGCGCCGGGTCCTGCACCGCAACGAGCCCGTGAACTCCTCGCGCGACTGCACGCACAAGGACGACGCGGAGGCTCCCGTCGTCCGCTGCGAACTCAGCAGCACCGAACAGGTGCTGGCGACGGTCGCCGATCTGCCGGGTGCGATCGGCTACAGCGAACTGCGCTCCGGCAGCGGCCTGAAGGGCCTGCACCGCCTGACCATCGACGGCGACGCGCCGTCCGTCGACGACATCGGCGAGACGGGCTACCCGTACCGCGAGATCGAGTACGCCTACACCTACGGCCGGCCGCCCGCCGACTCGCTCGTCTCCAGCTTCCTCACCTACATGAGCCGCGGCGGCGGGCAGGACGTGATCACCACGCACGGGCACCTGCCGTGCGCGACGCCGAAGGGGCTGCGGATCTGCGGGGAGGAGTGA
- a CDS encoding GbsR/MarR family transcriptional regulator — protein sequence MVTEQTAAAQQPRDADAVSAFVERFAAQMVEAGMTRMPARVFAALLSSDSGVMTSAELGKQLQVSPAAVSGAIRYLAQVNMISREREPGSRRDRYRVHSNQWYEALTNRDQILKRWEHTLREGVVSLGPETGAGRRISETLEFFQFLEKELALLMERWREHRDRLYGAA from the coding sequence GTGGTGACCGAACAGACCGCGGCAGCGCAGCAACCGCGGGACGCGGACGCGGTGTCCGCCTTCGTGGAGCGCTTCGCCGCGCAGATGGTCGAAGCGGGCATGACCCGGATGCCGGCCCGCGTCTTCGCCGCCCTGCTCTCCTCCGACTCGGGCGTGATGACCTCGGCCGAGCTCGGGAAGCAGCTCCAGGTCAGCCCCGCCGCCGTCTCCGGCGCGATCCGCTACCTCGCGCAGGTCAACATGATCTCCCGCGAGCGGGAACCGGGCTCCCGTCGCGACCGCTACCGCGTGCACAGCAACCAGTGGTACGAGGCACTCACCAACCGCGACCAGATCCTCAAGCGCTGGGAGCACACCCTGCGGGAGGGCGTGGTGAGCCTCGGCCCGGAGACGGGGGCGGGCCGCCGGATCTCCGAGACGCTGGAGTTCTTCCAGTTCCTGGAGAAGGAGCTAGCCCTCCTCATGGAACGCTGGCGCGAACACCGCGACCGGCTCTACGGCGCGGCCTGA
- a CDS encoding cytochrome P450: MDALFEPWSPQFVADPYPAFAELRERGRVHWFEPTRQWLVPHHADVSALLRDRRLGRTYLHRFTHEEFGRTPPPAAHEPFHRLNDHGLLDLEAPDHTRIRRLVTKAFTPRTVQALEPVVQRLAAGLVADFRKAGGGDLLAEVAEPLPVAVIAEMLGIPESDRPLLRPWSADICGMYELNPSQETAARAVRASTEFSAYLRELIAVRRERPGDDLVSALIAAHDEGDRLSEQEMISTCVLLLNAGHEATVNTTANGWWTLFRHPGQLAALRADHSLLSTAVEELMRYDTPLQLFERWVLDDIEIGGVVVPRGSELALLFGSANHDGTRFDRPDTLDLARADNPHVSFGAGIHYCLGAPLARIELAASFGELLRRCPDMRLAAEPRFKGGFVIRGLEELLVEL, encoded by the coding sequence ATGGACGCGCTCTTCGAACCCTGGTCCCCCCAGTTCGTGGCCGACCCCTATCCCGCCTTCGCGGAACTGCGGGAGCGGGGCCGGGTGCACTGGTTCGAGCCGACCCGGCAGTGGCTCGTACCGCACCACGCGGACGTGTCGGCGCTGCTGCGGGACCGGCGGCTGGGGCGGACGTACCTGCACCGCTTCACCCACGAGGAGTTCGGCCGTACCCCGCCGCCCGCCGCCCACGAACCGTTCCACAGGCTCAACGACCACGGTCTGCTGGACCTCGAGGCACCGGACCACACCAGGATCCGGCGTCTCGTGACGAAGGCGTTCACGCCGCGGACCGTTCAGGCGCTGGAACCGGTCGTACAGCGGCTGGCGGCCGGTCTGGTCGCCGACTTCCGGAAGGCGGGCGGCGGCGATCTGCTCGCCGAGGTCGCGGAGCCGCTGCCGGTGGCCGTGATCGCCGAGATGCTGGGCATCCCGGAGTCCGACCGGCCACTGCTGCGGCCCTGGTCGGCGGACATCTGCGGCATGTACGAGCTGAACCCGTCACAGGAGACGGCGGCGCGGGCGGTGCGTGCCTCGACCGAATTCAGCGCCTACCTACGGGAGCTGATCGCCGTGCGGCGTGAGCGGCCGGGCGACGACCTGGTCTCCGCGCTCATCGCCGCCCACGACGAGGGCGACCGGCTCAGCGAGCAGGAGATGATCTCCACCTGTGTGCTGCTGCTGAACGCGGGCCACGAGGCGACCGTCAACACGACGGCCAACGGGTGGTGGACGCTCTTCCGCCATCCGGGCCAGTTGGCGGCCCTGCGGGCGGACCACTCGCTGTTGTCCACAGCTGTGGAAGAACTGATGCGTTACGACACCCCGCTCCAGCTCTTCGAACGCTGGGTGCTGGACGACATCGAGATCGGCGGGGTCGTGGTGCCGCGCGGCTCTGAACTGGCGCTCCTGTTCGGCTCCGCGAACCACGACGGCACCCGCTTCGACCGCCCCGACACGCTGGACCTGGCACGCGCGGACAACCCGCATGTGAGCTTCGGCGCCGGCATCCACTACTGCCTGGGCGCGCCGCTCGCACGCATCGAACTGGCGGCGTCGTTCGGTGAGTTGCTCCGCCGGTGCCCGGACATGCGGCTCGCGGCCGAGCCGCGGTTCAAGGGCGGGTTCGTGATCAGGGGACTGGAGGAACTGCTGGTCGAGCTGTGA